One region of Mycobacterium riyadhense genomic DNA includes:
- a CDS encoding methyltransferase family protein: protein MTVTLVIPALIVASTGISARNLQSPATIALVTVGGLLIAVGLGLLVWTVALFDRVGDGTLGVGKVLGEPVRLVVRGPYRHVRNPMISGVLCILLGEAAITASGWLLLWFAVFFAVLATFIRFWEEPHLEGRYGREYVEYRRNVPAWIPRLSAWK from the coding sequence GTGACGGTGACGCTGGTGATACCGGCGTTGATCGTGGCGTCCACGGGGATTTCGGCCCGGAACCTGCAGTCGCCTGCGACGATCGCGCTGGTCACGGTCGGTGGCCTGCTGATCGCGGTCGGGCTGGGCCTGCTGGTCTGGACGGTGGCGCTGTTTGACCGTGTGGGTGACGGCACCCTCGGGGTGGGCAAGGTGCTCGGCGAGCCGGTCAGGCTGGTGGTGCGCGGCCCGTACCGGCACGTGCGCAACCCGATGATCAGCGGTGTGCTGTGCATTCTGCTCGGCGAGGCCGCTATCACCGCGTCCGGTTGGCTGCTGTTGTGGTTTGCCGTCTTTTTTGCAGTGCTTGCGACCTTCATCCGGTTCTGGGAAGAGCCGCACCTCGAGGGGCGCTACGGCCGCGAGTACGTCGAGTACCGGCGCAACGTGCCAGCCTGGATCCCGCGCCTCTCGGCCTGGAAGTAA